CCTTTTTAAATTGCAGGCTGGAACCTTCTGCCCCCTCACTCGCTCACGCGGCAATGACTTATGCAACAAAACAAGTTAATCAACTGCTGTTGTTGGGTCCGTGTCGATGTCGAAAAGATGCCAGTGTCATTATTGGTATGAAAGGAAAGGTCACCGACGGGCAGTGACATGAAATACCCGCCAGCTGGCAGCACCTGATGGAGCAGATCTCAAGGCAGAGCAGGATAAAAGGAGTCAAAAACCAGAGCTGTACTCACTTAAAACTTGAGGCACAATCGTTCATTTGCTCAGTATCAAGTGAAACAAGCAGAGCCCGCGTTGCTTTTTACATTTGCACACAACACCCtcctcatcaacaccaaaccATCTCCGTCACTGGCCATTTCTATTCCCAAAATGTCCCTTAGCCCCCCAGTCCATAATTTCTCACGCTCCTTTGATGAGGCAGATGATACATCGGCCAGCGGAACAAGTCCAGCCCAGCTAAATCTTCAACGTCTTTTTGAACAGTCACTCAGCGGAGCTGCAGCGTCCAAGAACGATGCGCAAAAACCAGCAGCCCCCGGGCCCAACTCTGCCGCTGCGCCTCCGAAAGGGAAACCGCGTCTATTACTGATGGGCCAGCGAAGGTAAGTTGAATTCTGGTGCTGCATCGCTTGCATGGTTGCTAACCTACGGCCATAGGAGTGGAAAATCTTCCATCTCAAGTGTAGTCTTCCACAAGCTACCACCCAACGAGACTCTGTTCCTCGAATCAACCGCTCGCATCCAAAAGGATTCCATGGCGTACGTATTGCTAGCCATGTAAACTATCTATCTTCTTGAAGGTTAACCCAATCGATAGATCATTCATGGACTTCCAAGTCTGGGACTTTCCCGGCCAAATCGACGTCTTTGAGAACCCTGGATTTGATATTGAAGCCATATTTAGTGAAATTGGCGCTCTCATCTGGGTCATTGACGCCCAGGACGATTATCTCGAGGCAGTCATGCGTCTCAACACCACAATCCTCTTCCTGCAGCGAACCTAccccaacatcaacatcgaaGTCTTTATTCACAAGGTCGACGGTCTATCAGACGACTACAAGCTTGACATCCAGCGTGACATAACTATTCGTATCCAAGACGAGTTGTCAGACCACGGATTCGAGAATGCGCCTGTTACTTTCCATCTCACCTCTATCTACAACCACTCTATCTTCGAGGCCTTCAGCAAAGTCATTCAGAAGCTCATCCCTCGCCTTGGAACGCTCGAGTCTATGCTCACAAACCTGTGCCGTACCTGTCGGTTCGAAAAAGCGTACCTCTTTGATGTCCTAACAAAGATCTACATCGCGACCGACAGTGCTACTGCCGACATGGCCAGCTACGAAATTTGCAGCGACTACATCGATGTTATTATAGACATCACCGAAGTGTATGGTACGTGGCAACGCAGTGATGAGGGGCGTCGCCGTCTCGAGGGGGAGCCGTGGAGTACACCCATAGACAAACAGATTGGCTGCAACACTGCAGAGAGTTGTCTTGTCCTTCACGACGGAAACAAGCCCATCATGCTGCGTGAGGTAGATCGTTACTTGGCCCTCGTTGCTATCATGAAGGAGGACTCGTACGACAGCATGCCCTTGGTCAACATGAATGTCGAGGCTGTTGTCGAAGGACTAACTGAGTTCTTCAATATTACTAAGCCCCGACAGTGAATCGCTAGTCCTCACGGAGAAACAAGGGATCTATCTTCATGTTTCTATTCTATTGTgtaaattatttatactagCGTACGTGCCAACACTAGTTCTCTGCGGCCTTTTATGATGCcgccccccccccccttgATCACCATTGCCCACGCGATATGCACAAACTAGAAGCGGAAGGTTAAGACCGTGTGCTGGGAAATGCAAATGTCTTGAGCGTGGTGCGGTTGCTCTCCAGCACACAGACTCGAGCAGGCATATCACCCCTCACACTATTCCTGTCATTGACTTCGAGACGCAAAGGCCTGGTTATTGATTTCTCAGGGAAAGAATATGCCGTGAAACCGTCAACTGACACGCAAGATGTTTTGTCGGGTTTGTCGGGATCGTAGTCACTATATGAAAGCTTGTCTGGTTGGATTGGTGCGCAAATTACTTGCGGTGTATTATCTTACAAGGGCAATcagtatttttttttatcacGGGCAAGGCATTGCCACAAGCTTACCTTGATCGTTGCACATAATAACAAGCGTTTCGTCGTTGAGAAATTTGAATGCGATGAGGGTACGTGTTCCAAGGTCAATGCGGCAGCTCGACGGGGACCTGTTGGTGCTAATGCCGTTGGTAATATCGATTCCAACATGGAAGATTTGAACTGTACTGTATTAACACCTTGCGTCTTTCTAGAGGGTATGGCCGGGTTGAACTACCTTCATTCTTGGTCCCCTTGCTTGCCAGAGCAGTCATAACACTCGTTTCCTAGTAGAGTAGTTAGCAAGCATTAGGTCCGCACAAGGAAGAGAAATACCTGATTTTTCGTTTTATTCATCCTCATATCCATGTGTGATATAGGACCACCGATCGAAAGTCGGATTGGGGTTCCAAGTCGGACGCTGCGCTTCTTTGCCTCTGCAATACCACTGAAAGTGCGATTTGCCTGATTTGTTACATATGAAACCAGGAATTCGACACGAGATAGTGCTTGCAAGTCGGGCTGGCCGTTCTCGCACTTCATCAACTGCTGATCAAGAATGTGAAGAAGACTTGAGCCACTTTCTATATGCCCGCAAGTTTGTTCGTATTCTTCGCTTCGAATCTCATCGAAGAATATCTTGAGAGGGCTGTCGGTAAGATAATGCTCGATATAAGTCAAGACTTTCCCCACATCCATAGTTGCCTCCTTCTCGGTCAGTTCCTCGCTCATGGAGCTAGAAGAAGCGAGTCGGTCGATCTGAAAGCGAAGCCAAGTAGAGAATGCCATGAAGTTCTCCAGCTCATCCATAACGTTGATTAGAATCTTGTGTCCAACGAGCTGAAGGCACTGAACAATATCCATCAAACGATTAATCTGGTCAAATGCAAAACCAATGTCATCTCGAGTATGATGATATTGAGCCAAGCCTCGCAACCTGCTCAAGATGATTGCACAGCGATCTAGAGCTGGGAGATAGTTCTCGTGGACCAAGCTTCGAAGACCCTCTAGCCCAGAGACTACTGCTTTGTCCCATCGTTTATGTCCCTGGGTAGTTAGCCATCGATCGAGCTTATTTTTCGAAGCTGTTTCCACTTACTCGTTCTGCTAGACTCTCAACAAGCCACTCACGTACAGGCTCATAGGCATGACCTGTCACCGCTAAGTGGTATAAAGCTGAAACGACACTTCGAGGGCCAGTCTCAAGGTTTTCGAGATCACCTTCAATACTTCGAAGAAATCTTGTAGGGAGTTCCCGCGTATTTCGCCATTCGACCTGCATATGAAGCTGCGATTGCTTGAGATATCTTAATAGCTTCTGGAGTGTAGTCAACTTGGAAGCAAGAAGAGATAGATTGATAGGGGAAGAGTGGATGAAAGGCATGTCTATGGGCACCAAATGTACGTCTGTTGGCTCATCTGCTTTGTCTGCAAAAAGCAACGCATGAGTCGATACTTTCGGGTGTGAGGCATGAAGGATCAGCTGCGAGCTTGATGAAGGGACAACTTTGGGACGCTCAAAATTCCCGATGATGAAGGAGTCATAAATACTGATCTGAATCTGCCCATCGCTCGTCCCTACAATCATGACGCTGACCTGGTCATACTCCTCCGGCTTTGGGGGCTGGAAGAGAAATTCTATACCAGTGCGCAATGTGAACACTAACGCGTCTTCTCTATCCGGGTTTATCAGTATGTTTAACTTTGTTCAAACTCGTTACAGACATACCCTGCGCCAGCACTACTGTTCGGGAGAGGGCTGATCTTGGGTAACGCCGTGTCGACCTCGAGAAATGTC
This Fusarium poae strain DAOMC 252244 chromosome 3, whole genome shotgun sequence DNA region includes the following protein-coding sequences:
- a CDS encoding hypothetical protein (BUSCO:30456at5125); the encoded protein is MESLSGAAASKNDAQKPAAPGPNSAAAPPKGKPRLLLMGQRRSGKSSISSVVFHKLPPNETLFLESTARIQKDSMASFMDFQVWDFPGQIDVFENPGFDIEAIFSEIGALIWVIDAQDDYLEAVMRLNTTILFLQRTYPNINIEVFIHKVDGLSDDYKLDIQRDITIRIQDELSDHGFENAPVTFHLTSIYNHSIFEAFSKVIQKLIPRLGTLESMLTNLCRTCRFEKAYLFDVLTKIYIATDSATADMASYEICSDYIDVIIDITEVYGTWQRSDEGRRRLEGEPWSTPIDKQIGCNTAESCLVLHDGNKPIMLREVDRYLALVAIMKEDSYDSMPLVNMNVEAVVEGLTEFFNITKPRQ
- a CDS encoding hypothetical protein (BUSCO:10320at5125), translating into MVQQNQLSLFSVTELQDRAPDGYPVSCPTLDLSATWDVADRNLLVYRPPGQVVSKIHQVGAPGQKAPDAQAVTWRSDGQFLAVGWSDGFVRLMGLENNKAAHHLKVGDTSGNKITHIGWANSSIADNSSNVVDQALENNLGDGLAPDGNSLPLDLPRELTFLEVDTALPKISPLPNSSAGAGEDALVFTLRTGIEFLFQPPKPEEYDQVSVMIVGTSDGQIQISIYDSFIIGNFERPKVVPSSSSQLILHASHPKVSTHALLFADKADEPTDVHLVPIDMPFIHSSPINLSLLASKLTTLQKLLRYLKQSQLHMQVEWRNTRELPTRFLRSIEGDLENLETGPRSVVSALYHLAVTGHAYEPVREWLVESLAERGHKRWDKAVVSGLEGLRSLVHENYLPALDRCAIILSRLRGLAQYHHTRDDIGFAFDQINRLMDIVQCLQLVGHKILINVMDELENFMAFSTWLRFQIDRLASSSSMSEELTEKEATMDVGKVLTYIEHYLTDSPLKIFFDEIRSEEYEQTCGHIESGSSLLHILDQQLMKCENGQPDLQALSRVEFLVSYVTNQANRTFSGIAEAKKRSVRLGTPIRLSIGGPISHMDMRMNKTKNQETSVMTALASKGTKNEVQIFHVGIDITNGISTNRSPSSCRIDLGTRTLIAFKFLNDETLVIMCNDQDNTPQVICAPIQPDKLSYSDYDPDKPDKTSCVSVDGFTAYSFPEKSITRPLRLEVNDRNSVRGDMPARVCVLESNRTTLKTFAFPSTRS